In one Sphingomonas sp. S1-29 genomic region, the following are encoded:
- the rpsD gene encoding 30S ribosomal protein S4 — protein sequence MSKRNSAKYKLDRRMGENIWGRPKSPVNKREYGPGQHGQRRKGKVSDFGIQLRAKQKLKGYYGEVTEKQFHSTYVEAARLKGDTSQKLIGLLEQRLDMVVYRAKFAPTIFSARQIVNHGHIRVNGVKCNIASRRIKPGDEISLGSKAQQMALIMEAQTLAERDIPDYIAPDGNAKVTFTRVPTLDEVPYPVKMEPNLVVEFYSR from the coding sequence ATGTCGAAGCGCAACAGCGCCAAGTACAAGCTCGATCGGCGGATGGGCGAGAATATTTGGGGTCGTCCCAAATCGCCCGTCAACAAGCGCGAATATGGCCCCGGCCAGCACGGCCAGCGCCGCAAGGGCAAGGTGTCGGACTTCGGCATCCAGCTGCGCGCCAAGCAGAAGCTCAAGGGCTATTACGGCGAAGTCACCGAAAAGCAGTTCCACTCGACCTATGTCGAGGCGGCACGCCTGAAGGGCGATACCAGCCAGAAGCTGATCGGCCTGCTCGAGCAGCGGCTCGACATGGTGGTGTATCGCGCGAAGTTCGCCCCGACGATCTTCTCGGCACGCCAGATCGTCAACCATGGCCACATCCGCGTGAACGGCGTGAAGTGCAACATCGCTTCGCGCCGGATCAAGCCGGGCGACGAAATCTCGCTGGGCAGCAAGGCGCAGCAGATGGCGCTGATCATGGAAGCGCAGACGCTGGCCGAGCGCGACATCCCCGATTACATCGCGCCCGACGGCAACGCCAAGGTGACCTTCACTCGCGTGCCGACGCTCGACGAGGTGCCGTATCCGGTGAAGATGGAACCGAATCTGGTGGTCGAATTCTACTCGCGCTGA
- a CDS encoding TonB-dependent receptor: MRTPLPLAFLLLAGTAAPALAQTAQPAPASPLPDIVVTGRGIAEVDPRSDAIAILDRDRLTRTASNRLEDALADIAGIQSFRRADSRSANPTSQGITLRGIGGNASSRALLILDGVPQADPFAGWVAFPAYAPSRLGQVRVQRGGGSALWGSGALSGVIEMTSATPDQLSPLTADIFYGERNAVDAQGSASLVRDNGFASFTAGYARGDGFVPIVAEDRGAADRPAPYEQFNASARTVIAIAPNTELQATVQGFTDRRERGQAFTGIESDGADASVRLVGRGRWGWSALGYVQTRRFASSFASIAADRSASTQTLDQYNTPATGLGARFEIAPPLGERLAVRLGGDVRETSGETRERYTFVNALPTRRRVAGGTTRTLGGFVDLKATLGDLRIDANGRLDGWWIEDGRLFEATLATGATLTDTRFADRSGTEPTGRFGLAYAVAAPLTVRAAVYRGWRLPTPNELYRPFRAGADATAANAELAPETLEGVEAGIDFAFDDRFTLAATVFANRLNDAIANVTVAAGPGTFPGVGFVSAAGFYRRRDNLDSIESRGVEIDGRARLGGFTLGLSYAYADATVTAGPLAPALDGLRPAQVPAHQAAGTIGWAKDGFVASTALRYVSEQFEDDQNSRSLGDALTLDAVLAVPVAQGLAIEGRAENLFDARVETGFSGTALERARPRQLWIGVRAALD, translated from the coding sequence TTGCGCACCCCCCTTCCGCTCGCCTTCCTGCTGCTCGCCGGCACCGCCGCCCCTGCGCTGGCGCAAACCGCGCAACCCGCGCCGGCATCGCCGCTGCCCGACATCGTCGTCACCGGGCGCGGGATCGCCGAGGTCGATCCGCGCTCCGACGCGATCGCGATCCTCGACCGCGATCGGCTCACGCGCACCGCGAGCAACCGGCTTGAGGATGCGCTGGCCGACATCGCGGGCATCCAGTCATTCCGCCGCGCCGATTCGCGATCGGCCAACCCCACCAGCCAGGGGATCACGCTGCGCGGCATCGGCGGCAACGCCTCGAGCCGTGCGCTGCTGATCCTCGACGGGGTGCCGCAGGCCGATCCGTTCGCGGGCTGGGTCGCCTTTCCCGCTTATGCGCCCTCGCGGCTCGGCCAGGTCCGCGTCCAGCGCGGCGGCGGCAGCGCGCTGTGGGGATCGGGCGCGCTGTCAGGCGTGATCGAAATGACCAGCGCGACCCCCGACCAGCTGTCGCCGCTGACCGCCGACATCTTCTATGGCGAGCGCAACGCGGTCGATGCGCAGGGCTCGGCGAGCCTGGTGCGCGACAACGGCTTTGCGAGCTTCACCGCGGGCTATGCGCGCGGCGACGGCTTCGTGCCGATCGTCGCCGAGGATCGCGGCGCCGCCGATCGGCCCGCGCCCTATGAACAGTTCAACGCCTCGGCGCGGACGGTGATCGCCATCGCCCCCAACACCGAATTGCAGGCGACGGTCCAGGGCTTCACCGACCGCCGCGAGCGCGGCCAAGCCTTCACCGGAATCGAAAGCGACGGCGCCGATGCCAGCGTCCGGCTGGTCGGGCGCGGGCGCTGGGGCTGGTCGGCGCTCGGCTATGTCCAGACGCGGCGCTTCGCCAGCAGCTTCGCCTCGATTGCCGCCGATCGCAGCGCCTCGACCCAAACGCTCGACCAGTACAACACCCCAGCCACCGGGCTTGGCGCGCGCTTCGAGATCGCCCCGCCGCTGGGCGAGCGACTCGCGGTGCGGCTGGGCGGCGATGTCCGCGAAACCTCGGGCGAGACGCGCGAGCGCTACACCTTCGTCAACGCGCTCCCCACCCGCCGCCGCGTCGCGGGGGGCACGACGCGCACGCTGGGCGGCTTCGTCGACCTCAAGGCCACGCTCGGCGACCTGCGGATCGATGCCAATGGCCGGCTCGACGGCTGGTGGATCGAGGATGGCCGGCTGTTCGAGGCGACGCTGGCGACCGGGGCGACGCTGACCGACACGCGCTTCGCCGATCGATCGGGCACCGAGCCGACCGGCCGCTTCGGGCTGGCCTATGCCGTCGCGGCGCCGTTGACGGTTCGCGCCGCGGTGTATCGCGGCTGGCGGCTGCCGACCCCCAACGAGCTGTACCGCCCCTTCCGCGCGGGCGCCGACGCGACCGCCGCCAATGCCGAGCTCGCGCCCGAAACGCTCGAGGGGGTCGAGGCGGGGATCGACTTCGCCTTCGACGACCGCTTCACGCTGGCGGCGACGGTGTTCGCCAACCGGCTGAACGACGCGATCGCCAACGTCACCGTCGCGGCGGGGCCCGGCACCTTCCCCGGGGTCGGCTTCGTCTCGGCGGCGGGCTTCTACCGCCGGCGCGACAATCTCGACTCGATCGAATCGCGCGGGGTCGAGATCGACGGGCGCGCGCGGCTGGGCGGCTTCACGCTGGGGCTGTCCTATGCCTATGCCGACGCGACCGTCACAGCCGGCCCGCTCGCCCCCGCGCTCGACGGGCTGCGCCCCGCGCAGGTGCCCGCGCACCAGGCGGCGGGAACGATCGGCTGGGCGAAGGACGGCTTCGTCGCCTCGACTGCGCTGCGCTATGTCAGCGAACAGTTCGAGGACGACCAGAACAGCCGCTCGCTCGGCGACGCGCTGACGCTCGACGCGGTGCTGGCGGTGCCCGTCGCGCAGGGCCTTGCGATCGAGGGGCGCGCCGAAAATCTGTTCGACGCGCGGGTCGAAACCGGGTTCAGCGGCACCGCACTCGAACGCGCGCGCCCGCGCCAATTGTGGATCGGCGTCCGCGCCGCGCTCGATTGA
- a CDS encoding cytochrome b, with protein sequence MADAGHPAGRYGSVSRFLHWSMAALILVNLPLGLLSDTLEDAGYETVGLHKSIGLTLLALALIRIGWRLMNPPPPLPASVSRREARIAVAVHVLLYGLMLALPLTGYVFSSAGKYPLTWFDLFGVPKLALTRDDAIVGLSREGHEILGWVMIAAALGHIAAALRHHLVLRDGVLRRMLG encoded by the coding sequence ATGGCTGACGCGGGCCACCCCGCCGGCCGCTATGGCTCGGTCTCGCGCTTCCTCCACTGGAGCATGGCGGCGCTGATCCTGGTCAATCTGCCGCTGGGGCTGCTGAGCGATACGCTCGAGGATGCCGGCTACGAGACCGTCGGGCTGCACAAGTCGATCGGGCTGACGCTGCTGGCGCTGGCGCTCATCCGCATCGGCTGGCGGCTGATGAACCCGCCGCCGCCGCTTCCCGCGAGCGTTTCGCGCCGCGAGGCGCGGATCGCGGTGGCGGTGCATGTGCTGCTCTATGGACTGATGCTAGCACTGCCGCTCACCGGCTATGTCTTTTCTTCGGCGGGCAAATATCCGCTCACCTGGTTCGACCTGTTCGGCGTGCCCAAGCTGGCATTGACCCGCGACGATGCGATCGTCGGGCTGTCGCGCGAGGGGCACGAGATCCTCGGCTGGGTGATGATCGCCGCCGCACTCGGCCACATCGCCGCGGCGCTGCGCCACCATCTCGTGCTGCGCGACGGCGTACTGCGCCGGATGCTCGGCTAA
- a CDS encoding M28 family metallopeptidase, producing the protein MRILPLACLLLASTAASAQTVPIDTFRDAVKTLSSDEFEGRAPGTAGEEKALAYLVAQFQAAGLKPGNDGSWFQDVPLVEITARNVSPLRFTGGKAPMSLAYGPQMVVGTYQVTPRIDLKDSDVVFVGYGVNAPERGWNDYAGIDVKGKTVVILINDPDWANKDTTGDFGGRAMTYYGRWTYKYEEAARQGAAAAIIVHQTAPAAYGWNVVQSSWTGAQQLADSADGGASESKAIGWIQLDQAKALFAGAGKDFDQLAAAAARKGFKPVPLTGVKASVSFDNQVRKHASKNVIGILPGTAKPDEVVLYTGHWDHLGRCEAAPDGDDICNGAIDNATGTAALVALAKANAAAGATPRSQVFLAVTAEESGLLGSAYYGDNPVYPHAKTVGGVNMDALQMAGPAKNVTVVGAGKSELDGYLNRALAAQGRVASPEPTPEKGYYYRSDHFSLAKHGVPMLYVDGGNDLVEGGVAAGEAYAAAYEKNAYHGPQDEFDPAWRWDGVQRDLDLYYAVGRALATSDAWPNWVAGDEFRAIRDKSRAGE; encoded by the coding sequence ATGCGTATTCTTCCTCTCGCCTGCCTCCTCCTCGCCTCGACCGCCGCCAGCGCGCAGACGGTGCCGATCGACACCTTCCGCGACGCGGTGAAGACGCTGTCCTCCGACGAGTTCGAAGGCCGCGCGCCGGGCACCGCGGGCGAGGAAAAGGCGCTCGCCTATCTCGTCGCGCAATTCCAGGCGGCGGGGCTCAAGCCCGGCAACGACGGCAGCTGGTTCCAGGACGTCCCGCTGGTCGAGATCACCGCGCGCAACGTGTCGCCGCTCCGCTTCACCGGCGGCAAGGCGCCAATGAGCCTCGCCTATGGCCCGCAGATGGTGGTCGGCACCTATCAGGTCACCCCGCGCATCGACCTGAAGGATTCGGACGTCGTCTTCGTCGGCTATGGCGTCAACGCGCCCGAACGCGGGTGGAACGACTATGCCGGGATCGACGTGAAGGGAAAGACCGTCGTCATCCTGATCAACGATCCCGATTGGGCGAACAAGGACACGACCGGCGACTTCGGCGGCCGCGCGATGACCTATTACGGCCGCTGGACCTACAAATACGAAGAAGCCGCGCGCCAGGGCGCCGCCGCCGCGATCATCGTCCACCAGACCGCGCCCGCCGCCTATGGCTGGAACGTCGTCCAGTCGAGCTGGACCGGCGCGCAGCAATTGGCCGACAGCGCCGATGGCGGCGCGAGCGAGAGCAAGGCGATCGGCTGGATCCAGCTCGATCAGGCCAAGGCGCTGTTCGCGGGTGCGGGCAAGGATTTCGATCAGCTCGCCGCCGCCGCCGCGCGCAAGGGGTTCAAGCCGGTGCCGCTGACCGGGGTGAAGGCGTCGGTGAGCTTCGACAATCAGGTCCGCAAGCACGCCTCGAAGAACGTGATCGGCATCCTGCCGGGCACCGCCAAGCCCGACGAGGTCGTGCTCTATACCGGCCATTGGGACCATCTGGGCCGCTGCGAGGCGGCGCCCGATGGCGACGACATCTGCAACGGCGCGATCGACAATGCGACGGGCACCGCCGCGCTGGTCGCGCTCGCCAAGGCCAATGCGGCAGCGGGCGCGACGCCGCGCAGCCAGGTGTTCCTGGCGGTGACCGCCGAGGAATCGGGGCTGCTCGGCAGCGCTTATTATGGCGACAACCCGGTCTATCCGCACGCCAAGACCGTCGGCGGGGTCAACATGGACGCGCTGCAGATGGCGGGTCCGGCGAAGAACGTGACGGTGGTCGGCGCGGGCAAGTCCGAGCTCGACGGGTATCTGAACCGCGCGCTGGCGGCGCAAGGCCGCGTCGCCAGCCCCGAGCCGACGCCGGAGAAGGGCTATTATTACCGATCGGACCATTTCAGCCTCGCCAAGCACGGCGTGCCGATGCTGTATGTCGATGGCGGCAACGATCTGGTCGAAGGCGGCGTCGCGGCGGGCGAAGCCTATGCCGCTGCGTATGAGAAGAACGCCTATCACGGCCCGCAGGACGAGTTCGATCCCGCGTGGCGCTGGGACGGGGTGCAGCGCGACCTAGACCTGTACTACGCCGTCGGCCGCGCGCTGGCGACGAGCGATGCCTGGCCCAACTGGGTGGCCGGCGACGAATTCCGAGCGATCCGCGACAAGAGCCGGGCGGGGGAGTAA
- a CDS encoding EthD family reductase has product MHVVLVTYPKRDGARFDEAYYTATHMPLVRDGWTKYGLTDAQALYPSAAGDSGFTAVAVLSFRDDKALQAALASPEAPGIMGDVPNFTDIEPAMHFLQHG; this is encoded by the coding sequence ATGCACGTCGTTCTGGTCACCTATCCCAAGCGCGACGGCGCGCGGTTCGACGAAGCCTATTACACCGCGACGCACATGCCGTTGGTGCGCGATGGCTGGACGAAATATGGCCTGACCGACGCGCAGGCGCTGTACCCCAGCGCCGCGGGTGACAGCGGGTTCACTGCGGTGGCGGTGCTCAGCTTCCGCGACGACAAAGCGCTGCAGGCGGCGCTCGCTTCGCCCGAAGCGCCCGGGATCATGGGCGACGTTCCCAATTTCACCGATATCGAACCCGCCATGCACTTCCTGCAGCATGGCTGA
- a CDS encoding agmatine deiminase family protein — MTLPPPPEWAQHDAVWIGFPSHPEIWGPPLEGARAETAAFANAIAAKGRGERVLLVAADDEAAAAARPLIDAQVELIVEPFGDVWLRDTAAIVTGDGSARDFGFNGWGGKFHFPGDEDVGARLAQRQGLRFATCDWVVEGGAIDGDGTGLVVTTEQCLLNRNRNAALSQHAAETRLLADLGYDRVLWLGDGLVNDHTDGHVDNLARFVGVNRLAIPSPEENDPNWLIYQDAVRRAEAFGVEVVRLPSPGRVIVDDEVVPASYMNFYIGNAVVAVPTYGMPNDAAAVAAVQALFPDREAVGLRADHILTGGGSFHCISQQLPRI, encoded by the coding sequence ATGACTCTCCCCCCTCCCCCCGAATGGGCGCAGCATGATGCGGTGTGGATCGGCTTTCCCAGCCACCCCGAGATCTGGGGCCCGCCGCTCGAAGGCGCGCGCGCCGAGACCGCTGCCTTTGCCAATGCCATCGCCGCCAAGGGCCGCGGCGAGCGCGTGCTGCTGGTGGCCGCCGACGACGAAGCCGCCGCCGCCGCGCGCCCGCTGATCGACGCGCAGGTCGAGCTGATCGTCGAACCCTTTGGCGACGTCTGGCTGCGCGATACCGCGGCGATCGTCACCGGCGACGGCAGCGCGCGCGACTTCGGCTTCAACGGCTGGGGCGGCAAGTTCCACTTTCCCGGCGATGAGGATGTCGGCGCGCGGCTCGCGCAGCGGCAGGGCCTGCGCTTCGCGACCTGCGACTGGGTGGTCGAGGGCGGCGCGATCGACGGCGACGGCACCGGGCTGGTCGTCACGACCGAGCAATGCCTGCTCAACCGCAACCGCAACGCCGCGCTGTCGCAGCACGCAGCCGAAACGCGGCTGCTCGCCGATCTCGGCTATGACCGCGTGCTGTGGCTGGGCGACGGCTTGGTCAACGACCATACCGACGGCCATGTCGACAATCTGGCGCGCTTCGTCGGGGTCAACCGGCTGGCGATCCCCAGCCCGGAAGAAAACGACCCCAATTGGCTGATCTACCAGGACGCGGTCCGCCGCGCCGAGGCGTTCGGGGTCGAGGTGGTCCGCCTGCCGTCGCCCGGCCGGGTGATCGTCGACGACGAGGTGGTGCCGGCGAGCTATATGAATTTCTATATCGGCAATGCGGTGGTCGCGGTGCCGACCTATGGCATGCCCAACGACGCAGCCGCGGTCGCGGCGGTGCAGGCGCTGTTCCCGGATCGCGAGGCGGTGGGGCTGCGCGCCGACCATATCCTGACGGGTGGTGGGAGCTTCCACTGCATCAGCCAGCAATTGCCGCGGATTTAA
- a CDS encoding TrmH family RNA methyltransferase, translating to MAFHTYILRCSDGHYYVGHTDNLERRIAQHQAGEIPGYTQTRLPVAFLWSADFPSRAEALQVELQLKGWGRPKKEALIRGDWQAVQALAKKSFDTGLRQAQPLLRTNGEEDHSAPQLAPPPVLVLVRPQLGENIGKAARAMLNFGLTELRLVAPRDGWPNPSAGPAASGADRVLADATVYDSVADAVADCAHVFATTVRRRGVVKPVMSPEQAAVAIHGDPSRAAILFGPERSGLDSDDVAIARTIITVPINPEFASLNLAQAVMVVAYEWSKHVALAQPSRVEPDPPALQADLDGMIGQWEMMLEEAGYFFPPDRTPVTKRMMRTLLTKPNWSAQEVRTVRGMLTALAKPQKR from the coding sequence GTGGCATTCCACACCTATATTCTGCGCTGCTCCGACGGACATTATTATGTCGGCCACACCGATAATCTCGAACGGCGGATCGCGCAGCATCAGGCGGGCGAGATCCCCGGCTACACCCAGACCCGGCTGCCGGTGGCGTTCCTGTGGTCTGCCGATTTCCCTTCGCGCGCCGAGGCATTGCAAGTCGAACTGCAGCTCAAGGGCTGGGGGCGTCCCAAGAAGGAGGCGCTGATCCGCGGCGACTGGCAGGCGGTGCAGGCGCTTGCGAAAAAGTCCTTCGATACGGGTCTTCGACAAGCTCAGCCCCTACTCAGGACGAACGGGGAAGAGGATCATTCCGCACCCCAACTCGCCCCGCCCCCCGTCCTCGTCCTCGTCCGCCCGCAGCTCGGCGAAAATATCGGCAAGGCGGCGCGCGCGATGCTTAATTTCGGGCTGACCGAGCTGCGCTTGGTCGCGCCGCGTGACGGCTGGCCCAATCCCAGCGCCGGCCCGGCCGCCAGCGGCGCCGATCGCGTGCTCGCCGACGCGACGGTCTATGACAGCGTCGCCGATGCGGTCGCCGATTGCGCGCATGTGTTTGCGACAACGGTGCGGCGACGCGGGGTGGTCAAGCCGGTGATGAGCCCCGAACAGGCGGCGGTGGCGATCCATGGCGATCCCTCGCGCGCGGCGATACTCTTCGGGCCGGAACGCTCAGGCCTCGACAGCGATGACGTCGCGATTGCTCGGACGATCATCACGGTGCCGATCAACCCCGAATTCGCCTCGCTCAACCTGGCGCAGGCAGTGATGGTGGTCGCGTATGAATGGTCGAAGCATGTCGCGCTGGCGCAGCCATCGCGGGTCGAGCCCGATCCGCCCGCGTTGCAGGCCGATCTCGACGGGATGATCGGCCAATGGGAGATGATGCTAGAGGAAGCGGGCTATTTCTTCCCGCCCGATCGCACCCCGGTGACCAAGCGGATGATGCGGACGTTGCTCACCAAGCCCAACTGGAGCGCGCAGGAAGTGCGGACGGTGCGCGGGATGCTTACCGCGCTGGCGAAGCCGCAGAAGCGCTAA
- a CDS encoding sensor histidine kinase, whose amino-acid sequence MPAELPKAHEWQPDHFRLAVNAAGVALWAWNVDTDQLTMDKRGFELWGVPWSELVTFTELSSRIHPADRDRVRSAFAATRATLGAYETDFRILIGDEVRWIAARGQGEDVGIVGRTMFGIFLDVTGRKQAEEGHELLAGEMSHRVKNLLAIASGLTAITSRSASNTAEMAGELTGRLTALGRAHDLVRPLPNGQGGAALLGDLISILLAPYDDLGAFKGRIRVAVERLGVSENAATGIALIIHELATNSMKYGALSQQTGTLDIASVSEADHVVLTWTERGGPPVEAPSQPEGFGSQLVRRSVTSQLGGSIDYDWSEGGLIVTLRIKRNRLT is encoded by the coding sequence ATGCCCGCCGAACTACCCAAGGCGCATGAGTGGCAACCCGATCATTTCCGCCTGGCGGTCAACGCCGCGGGCGTCGCCTTATGGGCCTGGAACGTCGACACCGACCAGCTGACGATGGACAAGCGCGGCTTCGAGCTGTGGGGCGTGCCGTGGAGCGAGTTGGTTACCTTCACCGAGCTGTCGTCGCGGATCCACCCCGCTGATCGCGACCGCGTGCGATCGGCCTTTGCCGCGACGCGCGCGACGCTGGGCGCGTACGAGACCGATTTCCGCATCCTCATCGGCGACGAGGTCCGCTGGATCGCCGCACGCGGCCAGGGCGAGGATGTCGGCATCGTCGGCCGCACGATGTTCGGCATCTTCCTCGACGTCACCGGGCGCAAGCAGGCCGAAGAGGGGCATGAACTGCTCGCCGGCGAGATGAGCCACCGCGTCAAGAATCTGCTCGCGATCGCCAGCGGGCTGACCGCGATCACCTCGCGTTCGGCATCGAACACCGCCGAGATGGCGGGCGAACTCACCGGGCGACTGACCGCGCTCGGGCGTGCGCACGACCTGGTGCGACCATTGCCCAACGGCCAGGGGGGGGCGGCGCTGCTCGGCGACCTGATCTCGATCCTGCTTGCCCCCTATGACGATCTGGGCGCGTTCAAGGGCCGGATCCGTGTTGCGGTCGAGCGGCTCGGCGTCAGCGAGAACGCCGCGACGGGGATCGCGCTGATCATCCACGAACTCGCGACCAATTCGATGAAATATGGCGCGCTGTCGCAGCAGACGGGGACGCTCGACATCGCCAGCGTGTCCGAGGCCGATCATGTCGTCCTCACCTGGACCGAGCGCGGCGGCCCCCCGGTCGAGGCGCCGAGCCAGCCCGAGGGGTTCGGCAGCCAGCTGGTCCGGCGCAGCGTTACCAGCCAGCTCGGCGGGTCGATCGACTATGACTGGTCCGAAGGCGGGCTGATCGTAACATTACGTATCAAGCGCAATCGGCTGACCTGA
- the aguB gene encoding N-carbamoylputrescine amidase produces MTTITVAAMQLAFGPDLDANIAAVTDLVREAHAKGAQVVLPPELFEGEYFCRTEEEEWFATARPVTEHPAVLAMQRLADELNLYIPTSFFEADGPHHYNSLAMIGPDGGVQGVYRKSHIPDGPGYEEKFYFRPGNTGFKVWDGPAARLGVGVCWDQWYPEVARAMMLMGAEILFYPTAIGAEPHDATLDTRHMWRRAMLGHAVSNVVPIVASNRIGVEHGQAFYGHSFICDEFGEMLAEFGAEETGVLTATLDLARVKKNRAGMGFFRDRRPDLYRRLVEDV; encoded by the coding sequence ATGACCACCATCACCGTCGCCGCGATGCAGCTGGCCTTCGGCCCCGACCTCGACGCCAATATCGCCGCGGTCACCGACCTCGTCCGCGAGGCACATGCCAAGGGCGCGCAGGTCGTCCTCCCCCCCGAACTATTCGAGGGCGAATATTTCTGCCGCACCGAGGAGGAGGAATGGTTCGCCACCGCGCGCCCCGTCACCGAGCACCCGGCGGTACTGGCGATGCAGCGCCTCGCCGACGAGCTGAACCTCTACATCCCCACCAGCTTCTTCGAGGCCGACGGGCCGCATCACTACAACTCGCTGGCGATGATCGGCCCCGATGGCGGCGTGCAAGGCGTCTATCGCAAGAGCCACATCCCCGACGGCCCGGGCTATGAGGAGAAATTCTATTTCCGCCCGGGCAATACCGGGTTCAAGGTGTGGGACGGCCCCGCCGCCCGCCTCGGCGTCGGGGTGTGCTGGGACCAATGGTATCCCGAAGTCGCGCGCGCGATGATGCTGATGGGCGCCGAAATCCTGTTCTACCCCACCGCGATCGGCGCCGAGCCGCACGACGCGACGCTCGACACGCGCCACATGTGGCGGCGCGCGATGCTCGGGCATGCGGTGTCGAACGTCGTGCCTATCGTCGCCTCGAACCGGATCGGGGTCGAGCATGGCCAGGCATTTTACGGCCACAGCTTCATCTGCGACGAGTTCGGCGAGATGCTCGCCGAGTTCGGCGCCGAGGAAACCGGGGTGCTGACCGCGACGCTCGATTTGGCGCGGGTGAAGAAGAACCGCGCGGGCATGGGCTTTTTCCGCGATCGCCGGCCCGATCTGTACCGTCGGCTGGTCGAGGACGTCTGA
- a CDS encoding chorismate mutase — translation MADILPPADCTSMAQVRAGVDALDAQLVALLATRFGYMDAAARIKPERGQVRDEARKAQVIANAQAHARAAGVPEAVVGDLWERLVEASIAYELEAFDANLSASAASPAR, via the coding sequence ATGGCAGATATTCTTCCCCCCGCCGACTGCACCAGCATGGCCCAGGTGCGCGCCGGCGTCGACGCGCTCGACGCGCAACTGGTGGCGCTGCTCGCCACGCGCTTTGGCTATATGGACGCCGCCGCGCGGATCAAGCCCGAGCGCGGCCAGGTCCGCGACGAAGCGCGCAAGGCGCAGGTAATCGCCAATGCGCAAGCCCATGCGCGCGCCGCCGGGGTGCCCGAGGCGGTGGTCGGCGATCTGTGGGAGCGGCTGGTCGAGGCCTCGATCGCCTATGAGCTCGAGGCGTTCGACGCCAACCTTAGCGCTTCTGCGGCTTCGCCAGCGCGGTAA
- the nrdR gene encoding transcriptional regulator NrdR, which yields MRCPFCAHEDSQVKDSRPSEDGGAIRRRRQCSACGARFTTFERIQLRELSVLKSEDRREPFDREKLIRSVSIACRKRPIAAPQIEQLVSGIQRQLETSGETEVGTKRIGEMVMEGLKGLDSVAYIRFASVYKDFREARDFEEFAGSVTEVARG from the coding sequence ATGCGCTGTCCTTTCTGCGCCCATGAAGACAGCCAGGTAAAGGACAGCCGCCCGAGCGAGGACGGCGGCGCGATCCGCCGCCGCCGTCAATGCTCGGCCTGCGGCGCGCGCTTCACGACGTTCGAGCGGATCCAGCTGCGCGAACTGTCGGTGCTGAAGAGCGAGGACCGCCGCGAACCGTTCGACCGCGAGAAGCTGATCCGCTCGGTCTCGATCGCCTGCCGCAAACGCCCGATCGCCGCGCCGCAGATCGAGCAACTGGTATCGGGCATCCAACGCCAGCTCGAAACCTCGGGCGAGACCGAGGTGGGGACGAAGCGGATCGGCGAGATGGTGATGGAGGGGCTCAAGGGCCTCGATTCGGTGGCGTATATCCGCTTCGCCAGCGTGTATAAGGATTTCCGCGAGGCACGCGATTTCGAGGAATTCGCGGGCAGCGTGACCGAGGTTGCGCGGGGGTGA